The proteins below are encoded in one region of Silene latifolia isolate original U9 population chromosome 2, ASM4854445v1, whole genome shotgun sequence:
- the LOC141644354 gene encoding uncharacterized protein LOC141644354, with product MHGGVRAVNQVYPVASDEANAAAQQLIDATFAGDTKLAVELLVDPIVDVDYVGDVVLRSLKTELVPNGESTHRVVTEFEEFKTDVTALFLAAHSGNLTLLTKLLSYGADVNKKLFRGFATTAAVRSGHLEALEVLLKAGVGPPACEEALLEASYVGRPRHAELLMGSNLISPQVAIHALVTACCRGFLDVIDVLIKCGVNANAMDRVLLLSAKPYLHLNVDCNAIVAAIVSRQTSVVELLLKEGVRTDIKVRLGAWSWDSSGEECRVGAGLAEPYDITWCAVEYFEETGAILRMLLKRLSPNTPHLGRTLIYHAILCNNPEALGVLLTCGADIEFPLKTGQKIEMRPLHLGARHGDVEIIWRLITAGCNLNSVTSEGETAVMICTRYKHKECLKALASAGADFGLVNAAGQSAVSLAGSTKWTLGFQQVILDVIRAGKVVKSSNAEIFSSAMFVVKANDMPALKILTKQPDVALDDQDKDGYTAAMAAASSGQVEAFRLLVYGGANVSLSNKKGETAFTLSEACSNREVLEKIMLDYALENKSRAPTTSYALHCAARRGDLGSVRRLATMGYDVNTVDVNGYTPLMLAAKEDYGNMCQFLISRGAKCDITTERHETALSLARKNGVGNEAERVILDQLARQLVLCGAWVKKHTKEGKGAPHWKKLRMVEATGILRWGKAGRRNVICKSSDVGPTPTFFVNRPKTCYANDLGLFHVVTTMSREVHFSCGGGAEAAKLWVRGIKLVTREAIFGKTTLRAMFNQESES from the exons ATGCACGGCGGCGTACGGGCGGTGAACCAGGTATATCCGGTGGCCTCCGACGAAGCGAACGCGGCGGCGCAGCAATTAATCGATGCGACGTTCGCCGGAGACACGAAACTCGCAGTTGAACTCCTCGTTGACCCGATCGTTGACGTTGACTACGTCGGCGACGTCGTTTTACGCTCTCTTAAGACCGAACTCGTTCCGAACGGTGAGTCGACTCACCGTGTCGTCACCGAGTTTGAGGAGTTCAAGACTGATGTTACTGCTTTGTTCCTTGCTGCTCACTCTGGGAATCTCACTCTCCTCACTAAATTGCTG AGTTATGGGGCCGATGTAAACAAGAAGCTTTTCCGAGGGTTTGCAACGACAGCAGCTGTTCGGAGTGGCCATCTTGAAGCTCTAGAAGTGCTACTGAAAGCAGGGGTGGGCCCACCGGCATGTGAGGAGGCATTATTGGAGGCAAGCTATGTTGGACGGCCCAGGCATGCTGAGCTTCTCATGGGATCCAACTTGATCAGTCCACAAGTTGCCATCCATGCTCTTGTCACTGCTTGCTGCCGAGGATTTCTGGATGTTATTGATGTTTTGATTAAG TGTGGGGTAAATGCTAATGCAATGGATCGAGTGCTGCTGTTGTCGGCCAAGCCATATCTGCACCTGAATGTTGACTGCAATGCAATTGTTGCAGCCATTGTTAGTAGGCAAACTTCTGTTGTTGAACTGCTGTTGAAG GAGGGCGTTCGGACAGACATCAAAGTCAGACTGGGTGCATGGTCATGGGATTCCTCTGGAGAAGAGTGCAGGGTAGGTGCCGGTCTAGCTGAACCTTACGACATCACATGGTGCGCTGTTGAGTACTTTGAAGAAACCGGTGCTATACTCCGTATGCTCCTCAAGCGCCTCTCTCCAAACACACCTCACCTAGGCCGGACCCTTATCTATCATGCAATCCTTTGTAACAATCCCGAAGCACTTGGTGTGCTCTTGACTTGTGGGGCTGACATAGAATTTCCCCTGAAAACCGGTCAGAAAATCGAGATGCGTCCACTACACTTGGGTGCACGGCATGGTGACGTAGAAATCATATGGCGTCTCATAACTGCTGGTTGTAATCTAAACTCCGTGACTAGTGAAGGAGAGACTGCAGTTATGATATGCACTCGATACAAGCATAAAGAGTGTCTTAAGGCACTAGCCTCTGCTGGGGCCGATTTTGGTCTGGTCAATGCTGCTGGTCAATCTGCAGTCTCACTAGCAGGGTCCACAAAGTGGACTTTAGGGTTCCAGCAAGTGATCTTGGATGTCATAAGAGCTGGGAAAGTCGTGAAATCGAGCAATGCTGAAATATTTTCTTCTGCCATGTTTGTTGTTAAAGCCAATGATATGCCGGCATTGAAAATTCTTACGAAACAACCAGATGTTGCTCTCGACGACCAGGATAAAGACGGGTATACAGCAGCCATGGCTGCTGCCTCTAGTGGTCAAGTTGAGGCCTTTCGTTTGCTTGTCTATGGTGGGGCCAATGTATCGTTATCCAACAAGAAGGGAGAAACTGCCTTTACCCTGTCAGAAGCGTGTAGTAACCGTGAAGTTCTGGAAAAGATAATGCTGGATTATGCTCTCGAGAACAAATCCCGAGCACCCACCACTTCCTATGCCCTGCACTGTGCCGCACGACGTGGGGACTTGGGTTCAGTACGCCGGCTAGCCACTATGGGCTATGATGTCAATACTGTAGATGTCAATGGATACACCCCGCTTATGTTAGCCGCCAAGGAAGACTACGGTAACATGTGTCAATTCCTAATCTCTCGTGGGGCAAAATGCGACATTACGACAGAAAGACATGAAACTGCACTTTCTCTAGCAAGGAAGAATGGTGTCGGAAATGAAGCTGAGCGTGTGATACTCGACCAGTTAGCTAGGCAGCTGGTTTTATGTGGTGCCTGGGTCAAGAAACACACCAAAGAAGGCAAAGGGGCGCCACACTGGAAAAAACTAAGAATGGTGGAAGCAACCGGGATCTTACGATGGGGTAAGGCAGGAAGGAGAAACGTCATCTGTAAATCGTCTGATGTGGGTCCTACCCCGACATTCTTTGTGAACCGTCCAAAGACATGCTATGCTAATGATTTGGGACTGTTTCATGTGGTGACTACTATGAGCAGAGAGGTGCACTTTTCTTGCGGTGGGGGTGCAGAGGCAGCAAAGTTGTGGGTACGAGGGATAAAGCTAGTGACTAGAGAAGCTATCTTTGGTAAGACCACGCTTCGAGCTATGTTTAACCAGGAGTCGGAAAGTTAG